From Echinicola soli, a single genomic window includes:
- a CDS encoding polysaccharide lyase family 8 super-sandwich domain-containing protein yields the protein MGLKKVFIVVLIGLSAYSPLFAQSGFDIIMERIFDNFQNSTSTSILDGQVAVVRASLDMDGSWPDINYADQSQTNWQPVKHYERVSVLSKAYSRPESSYYGDPALLADITAAMDYWLGLNPVPYSTNWWFLSIKVPKDIGNILIALRNAPTGIDPALESSMIEWMTKGGSMTVSPGKDGSNLTDIGQHYIMRACLTEDSGLMQHAVTETGNSIKISSGEGIKRDNSYMAHGAQLYIYGYGREYVSGIRNIAVNITGTSYAYPPEKIAIFSDFVRNGFIKTSRGAYADFNVFGRSITRSGVGRADVNLIEQVRDFDMPQYQASYDTVITRMREQESPDYGVTPEHNHYWKSDYTVHHRPGYMVGLRNVSTRTVKSEMGNGENIKGHFLTDGATYIAVDGDEYFGIYPVWDWNKIPGTTTPAITSFPARSSWGTNPGKSHFVGGVSDGQYGASVYDMDDYNTTAKKTWFFFDDEVVCLGTGISSSAAEAINSTVNQAMLKGNVIVSTGSGGVSLGQGDHTYANNLKWVWHNDVGYVFPEGGQIKLSNQNQTGSWNSINQTQSSGQVIEEVFKLWFEHGVSPIDDSYAYILLPGSTQQETASFDIKGLELLANSDSVQAVRHGGLGMVQAVFYRSGSYLLDNIRVNVSKPCMLMLKGASTSSLNVTAADPTQGNTGVLRVGLETAALSEMKMLDLTLPERDLAGSSVAGEINQNSPAFEELVAPQVHRAVADAFVRDGSYADTNYPTGNLVVKKDGAGYSRESFLKFNTTVLSNQLDSVKLRLWINNANTTVTETNWEIHHVANDAWQETGITWNNKPARDNLLGQIPGAPAGQFVELDVTNTVLESLSGDGAFSINIAGTFQGSKTDVQFASREDGNPAHQPVLVVYKSEIKGGEEGNLPVIEDTFVQRTDANGDTSDKNYGAAGFLAAQNGGYEREVYLKFALTDLTEPIQQAAIQLYSLGSASATSWELYSLEDVAWEEGTGNWQGNSGEGLTWNTAPNSATLLHAIQGTTQEGPVVFDITGYLQQVAPQQDTVAFKVVSTASGVYTSFASGESNDVSRYPRIQYVLEPEALDHGLKPAPKNKVLLFPNPLEGMGTVTSERLIRQVVIRRRSGEMVKEEKDVNGYEYELDLTGMRNGLYYVIIIGDDYTEVQKAIKRN from the coding sequence ATGGGGTTGAAAAAAGTTTTTATCGTTGTCTTGATCGGACTAAGTGCATATTCGCCATTGTTTGCCCAGAGTGGTTTTGATATTATAATGGAGCGGATTTTTGACAATTTTCAAAATTCCACTTCTACGAGCATCTTGGATGGGCAGGTGGCTGTAGTACGTGCTAGCTTAGATATGGACGGTAGCTGGCCGGATATTAACTACGCCGATCAGTCACAGACCAACTGGCAGCCTGTTAAACATTATGAAAGAGTAAGCGTGCTTTCCAAGGCCTATTCGAGGCCAGAGAGCAGTTACTATGGTGATCCAGCTTTGTTGGCAGATATTACTGCGGCCATGGATTACTGGCTGGGGCTTAACCCAGTTCCTTATAGTACCAACTGGTGGTTCCTCAGTATCAAGGTACCCAAGGATATTGGAAATATCCTTATTGCCCTAAGAAACGCCCCCACTGGCATTGACCCGGCACTGGAAAGCAGTATGATTGAATGGATGACCAAAGGGGGTTCTATGACTGTGTCCCCCGGAAAAGATGGTTCCAATCTTACTGATATTGGCCAACACTATATCATGAGGGCCTGTTTGACTGAAGACAGTGGACTGATGCAGCATGCCGTGACAGAAACGGGCAATTCGATCAAGATCAGCTCAGGGGAAGGCATCAAACGGGACAATTCCTATATGGCACATGGAGCGCAGCTTTACATTTATGGGTATGGAAGGGAGTATGTGTCAGGAATCAGAAATATCGCGGTAAATATCACAGGGACTTCCTATGCATATCCTCCAGAAAAAATCGCCATATTTTCGGATTTTGTCAGGAACGGATTTATCAAAACTTCTCGTGGTGCCTATGCCGATTTCAATGTTTTTGGAAGGAGCATTACCCGTTCGGGGGTAGGGCGTGCGGATGTAAACTTGATCGAGCAGGTCAGGGATTTTGATATGCCCCAATATCAAGCAAGTTACGATACCGTCATCACCAGGATGCGTGAACAAGAAAGTCCTGACTATGGCGTTACGCCAGAACATAATCACTATTGGAAGTCAGATTATACAGTACACCACCGTCCTGGCTATATGGTGGGGCTGCGCAATGTCTCCACCCGAACGGTGAAATCCGAAATGGGCAATGGTGAAAATATCAAAGGACATTTTTTAACGGATGGCGCCACTTATATTGCGGTAGATGGAGACGAATATTTTGGGATTTATCCTGTTTGGGATTGGAATAAGATCCCGGGAACCACCACTCCTGCAATCACTTCCTTTCCTGCCAGATCCTCTTGGGGGACCAATCCAGGGAAATCTCATTTTGTAGGTGGCGTATCAGATGGACAATACGGCGCCTCAGTCTATGATATGGATGACTATAATACCACCGCCAAAAAAACGTGGTTTTTCTTTGACGATGAGGTGGTTTGTTTAGGGACAGGAATCAGCTCATCGGCTGCGGAAGCCATCAATTCCACAGTCAACCAGGCCATGCTAAAAGGTAATGTTATCGTCAGCACAGGCAGTGGAGGAGTGTCCTTGGGGCAGGGGGATCACACCTATGCTAATAACCTCAAATGGGTATGGCATAATGACGTCGGTTACGTATTTCCTGAAGGTGGCCAAATAAAATTAAGCAACCAAAACCAAACGGGCAGCTGGAACAGTATTAACCAAACACAGTCTTCCGGGCAAGTTATAGAAGAAGTGTTTAAACTGTGGTTTGAACATGGCGTATCTCCAATAGATGATAGCTATGCCTATATCCTGCTCCCCGGGAGCACACAGCAGGAAACAGCCAGTTTTGATATCAAAGGCTTAGAGCTCTTGGCCAACTCAGATTCAGTGCAGGCGGTCAGGCATGGAGGACTGGGTATGGTGCAGGCAGTTTTTTACCGTTCAGGAAGCTATCTTTTGGATAATATAAGGGTCAATGTGAGTAAACCATGTATGTTGATGCTCAAAGGTGCCAGTACATCTTCGCTCAATGTGACGGCAGCAGACCCTACGCAGGGAAATACTGGTGTGCTGAGGGTTGGTTTGGAGACTGCCGCTTTGAGCGAAATGAAAATGCTTGACCTTACCTTGCCAGAAAGGGATCTTGCGGGGAGCAGTGTGGCTGGGGAAATCAACCAAAATTCACCGGCATTTGAAGAATTGGTGGCGCCACAGGTTCATAGAGCGGTAGCCGATGCTTTTGTGAGAGACGGTAGCTATGCAGATACCAACTACCCTACGGGGAATTTGGTGGTGAAAAAGGATGGAGCTGGGTATAGTCGAGAAAGTTTTCTTAAATTCAATACTACCGTGCTGAGTAATCAGTTGGACAGCGTGAAGCTTCGGCTTTGGATAAATAATGCCAATACGACTGTGACGGAGACCAATTGGGAAATCCATCATGTGGCAAATGATGCTTGGCAGGAAACAGGCATTACCTGGAACAATAAACCAGCCAGGGATAATCTCTTGGGACAGATTCCGGGTGCGCCTGCGGGGCAATTTGTAGAACTGGATGTAACCAATACCGTTTTGGAGAGCCTGTCTGGTGATGGGGCTTTTTCAATCAATATTGCAGGAACATTTCAGGGCAGCAAAACCGATGTGCAGTTTGCATCCAGAGAAGACGGCAATCCAGCCCATCAGCCTGTTTTGGTAGTGTATAAAAGCGAAATCAAAGGAGGGGAAGAGGGGAATTTGCCGGTGATAGAAGATACTTTCGTACAAAGAACCGATGCTAACGGTGATACCAGTGATAAAAATTATGGGGCAGCAGGGTTTCTCGCTGCCCAAAATGGAGGCTATGAGCGGGAGGTTTACCTTAAATTTGCATTAACTGATCTCACAGAGCCCATTCAGCAGGCTGCGATCCAACTGTACAGTCTGGGATCAGCTAGTGCTACATCTTGGGAGCTGTACAGTCTAGAAGATGTTGCTTGGGAGGAAGGAACGGGCAATTGGCAAGGAAATAGCGGCGAAGGCCTTACTTGGAATACCGCGCCTAATTCGGCAACCTTGCTCCATGCCATTCAAGGAACTACGCAAGAAGGTCCTGTGGTGTTTGATATCACCGGCTACCTGCAGCAAGTGGCTCCTCAGCAGGATACGGTGGCATTTAAAGTGGTATCCACAGCATCTGGTGTTTACACTTCCTTTGCCTCTGGAGAGAGCAATGATGTCAGTAGGTATCCTAGGATCCAATATGTGTTGGAACCTGAAGCCCTTGATCACGGGCTAAAGCCAGCCCCTAAAAACAAGGTGTTGCTTTTCCCTAATCCCCTGGAAGGAATGGGGACAGTGACTTCCGAACGGCTCATTCGCCAGGTGGTGATCAGGAGGCGTTCCGGAGAAATGGTCAAGGAAGAAAAAGATGTCAATGGTTATGAATATGAATTGGACCTGACGGGAATGAGAAATGGCTTGTACTATGTCATCATAATAGGTGATGACTATACCGAAGTGCAAAAGGCAATAAAGCGAAATTGA
- a CDS encoding heparinase II/III domain-containing protein gives MKCNLTFTVRGIFLCCSLIWAVFSASAQEKRDLLTKQIEDVKDLAAWEMDPLSVFPSENAVHQQLSQLPKEIQYQLAEEGGKALAYEWPSIPVSAYLDFVRNGNRTRMQAYQNERMKALKSLVMAELATGEGKYIDAIMDGAWAMCEQSTWVLSAHLGAQKDKSGMPDVEDPVIDLGAGEVANLLSWIHFYFRSDFETISPLLTRRIEKELDERIISPYLARDDFWWMGFESSFVNNWNPWCNYNVLLTASLVEKDQKRLHQVVEKSARSVDQFINYYKADGACEEGPAYWDHAGGKMLEYLALLKDLSQGKVDVGKEPVIQNMGNYIRKVHIADDYYVNFADASARLKAHPGIIFRYGQYISDENLKGFAADVAQKEDLDQWLLKGSLDRTIHNLMGYKKVESQKAYQEKTPFFWYSETEVAGGRSVDGLFFAAKGGHNNESHNHNDVGTFVLYYHGNPVFIDVGVETYSAKTFSKDRYDIWTMQSDFHNLPLINGVSQQNGKNFKGASVGFSEGKRYVRFGLDVSQAYPESAASNFWERSYELDRKKGKFSITDQFSLKRWEAPSEVHLMSLYPPEKTEEGMVGITLPNGQDMIMQYPADKVTLTIEEWPVEDSRLLQVWEQEVVYRLVFVQVGKRLEEKWAFEVATP, from the coding sequence ATGAAATGCAACTTAACTTTTACTGTCCGAGGAATATTTTTGTGCTGTTCGTTGATTTGGGCAGTCTTTAGCGCGTCAGCTCAGGAGAAGCGGGATTTACTGACCAAACAAATAGAGGACGTGAAAGACCTTGCCGCTTGGGAGATGGATCCCTTATCCGTCTTTCCAAGTGAAAATGCTGTTCACCAACAGTTAAGCCAGCTTCCGAAAGAAATCCAGTACCAGCTGGCAGAAGAAGGGGGCAAAGCCCTGGCGTATGAATGGCCAAGCATACCGGTGTCTGCCTATTTGGATTTTGTGCGCAACGGAAACCGTACCCGGATGCAAGCTTATCAAAATGAACGGATGAAGGCATTGAAAAGCTTGGTGATGGCAGAATTGGCGACAGGGGAAGGAAAATATATTGATGCGATCATGGATGGTGCCTGGGCCATGTGTGAGCAGTCCACCTGGGTGCTTTCTGCCCACCTGGGTGCCCAGAAAGATAAGTCGGGAATGCCTGATGTGGAGGATCCCGTAATCGATCTGGGAGCTGGTGAGGTGGCCAATTTATTGTCATGGATCCATTTTTATTTTCGAAGTGATTTTGAAACCATTTCGCCGTTGTTGACCAGAAGGATTGAGAAAGAGTTGGATGAGCGGATTATTAGCCCATATTTGGCCAGGGATGATTTTTGGTGGATGGGCTTTGAGTCTTCCTTTGTCAATAATTGGAATCCATGGTGCAATTATAACGTCCTGCTAACAGCATCGTTAGTAGAGAAAGATCAAAAACGCCTTCACCAGGTAGTAGAAAAAAGTGCACGATCAGTAGATCAGTTTATCAATTATTACAAGGCTGACGGGGCTTGTGAAGAGGGGCCTGCTTATTGGGATCATGCTGGGGGGAAGATGTTGGAATACTTAGCGTTACTCAAAGACCTTTCGCAGGGAAAAGTGGATGTTGGGAAAGAGCCCGTGATCCAAAATATGGGCAATTATATCAGGAAAGTCCATATTGCGGATGACTACTACGTGAATTTTGCGGACGCCTCTGCTCGACTAAAGGCACACCCTGGGATTATTTTTAGGTACGGTCAGTATATTTCAGATGAGAACCTGAAGGGTTTTGCAGCAGATGTAGCCCAAAAGGAGGACTTAGACCAATGGCTGCTGAAGGGAAGCCTGGACCGGACGATTCATAATCTTATGGGGTACAAGAAGGTGGAATCCCAAAAAGCTTATCAGGAAAAAACTCCTTTCTTTTGGTATTCGGAGACAGAGGTTGCAGGAGGACGATCTGTAGATGGGTTGTTTTTTGCGGCGAAGGGTGGCCATAACAATGAAAGCCACAATCATAATGATGTGGGGACATTTGTTCTGTATTATCATGGGAATCCGGTTTTTATCGATGTTGGTGTGGAAACGTACTCGGCCAAAACATTTAGCAAGGACCGCTATGATATCTGGACCATGCAGTCTGATTTTCATAACCTCCCGCTGATCAATGGTGTATCGCAGCAAAATGGCAAGAACTTCAAGGGAGCCTCGGTGGGTTTTTCCGAAGGAAAACGATACGTTCGTTTTGGACTGGATGTAAGCCAGGCTTATCCTGAGTCTGCGGCAAGCAACTTTTGGGAAAGGAGTTATGAGTTGGATAGAAAAAAAGGAAAGTTTAGCATTACCGACCAATTTTCTCTGAAAAGATGGGAGGCGCCATCTGAAGTACACTTAATGAGCCTATACCCTCCGGAAAAAACAGAAGAGGGAATGGTGGGCATCACATTGCCCAATGGTCAGGATATGATAATGCAGTACCCCGCTGATAAGGTGACGTTAACCATAGAAGAATGGCCAGTGGAGGATTCTCGGCTTTTACAGGTTTGGGAGCAGGAAGTGGTTTATCGGTTGGTATTTGTCCAAGTAGGAAAGCGCTTGGAGGAGAAATGGGCGTTTGAAGTGGCCACTCCATAG